In Mastacembelus armatus chromosome 4, fMasArm1.2, whole genome shotgun sequence, the following are encoded in one genomic region:
- the LOC113139851 gene encoding mediator of RNA polymerase II transcription subunit 26 isoform X1 — protein MTAATATPQVMRDRLLQAIDGQSNQIRNMVVVVEVISFLEKYPITKEALEETRLGKLINDVRKKTKNEDLAKRAKKLLRNWQKLIEPGKGEVLSNVHLGASWSSNGGACISTPVTSAPSGKNGPELKNRNDFNNCYSPSVEKVNKRKRKGDQKEGHLSPAVISKMTLNDKVQNSKQLPSNGIGGNSEICTDTRAHQPLDRGNSESLDNDRLNKIPVNAVKPRPSAPGYSKPSTTSLQKASVPQPQAKRGQAASGGQYRTRSPRCSWDRPQTPVQEAVVKQTAPHSQGVSSSTLRPESVDTSELGPSTQHLNACVQGLCTDSSWSADFDSQSRTPNTPIHNSTARSCTDGVSSDYAVNDTGKMKRQKYRPKDYAVNLDGHTVEDMKPVRLKDRRLTFDPVTGQIKPSFYKESCQEEEVKVGHRPESQQSDQLKQNPPVPPSPFQQTDWKELSRSDIIQSYLSQQSNVLTLSGAHTPGAHFFMTEFLRKEEYQIKNTTKTHVLVPELPAKDLPGVSREINGEDLSRLHSQHWSGVNGCYDTKGNWYDWTECISLDPHDDETRLNILPYVCLD, from the exons ATGACAGCGGCCACAGCCACTCCGCAGGTGATGAGAGACCGGCTCCTACAGGCCATTGACGGCCAGAGCAAT CAGATACGCAACATGGTGGTAGTTGTGGAGGTGATCTCTTTTTTGGAGAAGTATCCTATCACAAAAGAAGCACTAGAG GAAACCCGTCTTGGCAAGCTCATCAATGATGTCAGGAAAAAAACCAAGAATGAGGATCTTGCAAAAAGGGCTAAGAAGCTCCTGCGAAACTGGCAAAAGCTAATTGAGCCAGGGAAGGGTGAGGTGTTGTCCAATGTTCACCTTGGTGCATCATGGTCTTCCAATGGTGGTGCCTGCATCTCCACTCCTGTTACCTCCGCACCATCAGGTAAAAATGGTCCAGAGTTGAAGAACAGAAATGACTTCAACAACTGCTACTCCCCGAGTGTGGAAAAAGTGAACAAAAGGAAACGTAAGGGTGACCAGAAGGAAGGACATCTTTCACCAGCCGTGATATCCAAAATGACTCTTAATGATAAAGTGCAAAACTCTAAACAGCTGCCAAGCAATGGAATTGGTGGAAACTCAGAAATTTGTACAGATACTCGTGCACATCAGCCTTTAGACAGGGGAAATTCTGAGTCTTTGGACAATGACAGGCTAAATAAAATCCCTGTCAATGCTGTAAAACCTCGCCCAAGTGCCCCAGGATACAGCAAACCTTCCACCACTTCTTTACAAAAAGCATCAGTTCCGCAGCCACAAGCTAAACGAGGGCAGGCTGCCTCTGGGGGGCAGTATCGAACGAGAAGCCCTCGCTGTTCCTGGGACCGTCCTCAGACTCCAGTGCAGGAAGCTGTTGTCAAACAAACTGCACCACATTCGCAGGGTGTTTCTAGCTCCACCTTGAGACCAGAGTCTGTGGACACCTCTGAGTTGGGGCCTTCTACTCAGCATTTAAATGCTTGTGTTCAGGGTTTATGCACAGACAGTTCATGGTCTGCAGATTTTGACTCTCAAAGCAGGACTCCCAACACCCCTATTCATAACTCAACTGCCAGATCCTGCACTGATGGGGTCAGTTCGGATTATGCTGTTAATGATACAGGGAAAATGAAAAGGCAGAAATACAGGCCTAAAGACTATGCGGTAAATTTAGATGGACACACTGTAGAAGACATGAAACCAGTCCGGTTAAAAGACAGGAGGCTTACATTTGACCCTGTAACAGGGCAGATAAAGCCCTCCTTTTATAAAGAGTCTTGCCAGGAGGAAGAGGTCAAGGTGGGCCACAGACCTGAAAGTCAGCAATCAGACCAGCTGAAGCAGAATCCTCCAGTTCCTCCCAGTCCATTTCAGCAGACAGACTGGAAAGAGCTCTCAAGGAGTGACATCATCCAGTCATACCTTAGCCAGCAAAGCAATGTGCTGACATTGTCAGGTGCCCACACCCCTGGTGCACACTTTTTTATGACAGAGTTTTTAAGAAAAGAGGAATaccaaattaaaaacactacGAAAACACACGTATTGGTACCTGAGCTACCAGCCAAGGATTTGCCAGGGGTTAGCAGAGAGATCAATGGTGAAGACCTGAGCAGATTACACTCACAACACTGGTCTGGGGTTAACGGTTGTTATGATACAAAGGGTAACTGGTATGATTGGACAGAGTGTATCTCCTTAGACCCACATGATGATGAGACCAGGTTGAATATACTGCCATACGTCTGTTTGGATTGA
- the LOC113139851 gene encoding mediator of RNA polymerase II transcription subunit 26 isoform X2, whose amino-acid sequence MTAATATPQVMRDRLLQAIDGQSNIRNMVVVVEVISFLEKYPITKEALEETRLGKLINDVRKKTKNEDLAKRAKKLLRNWQKLIEPGKGEVLSNVHLGASWSSNGGACISTPVTSAPSGKNGPELKNRNDFNNCYSPSVEKVNKRKRKGDQKEGHLSPAVISKMTLNDKVQNSKQLPSNGIGGNSEICTDTRAHQPLDRGNSESLDNDRLNKIPVNAVKPRPSAPGYSKPSTTSLQKASVPQPQAKRGQAASGGQYRTRSPRCSWDRPQTPVQEAVVKQTAPHSQGVSSSTLRPESVDTSELGPSTQHLNACVQGLCTDSSWSADFDSQSRTPNTPIHNSTARSCTDGVSSDYAVNDTGKMKRQKYRPKDYAVNLDGHTVEDMKPVRLKDRRLTFDPVTGQIKPSFYKESCQEEEVKVGHRPESQQSDQLKQNPPVPPSPFQQTDWKELSRSDIIQSYLSQQSNVLTLSGAHTPGAHFFMTEFLRKEEYQIKNTTKTHVLVPELPAKDLPGVSREINGEDLSRLHSQHWSGVNGCYDTKGNWYDWTECISLDPHDDETRLNILPYVCLD is encoded by the exons ATGACAGCGGCCACAGCCACTCCGCAGGTGATGAGAGACCGGCTCCTACAGGCCATTGACGGCCAGAGCAAT ATACGCAACATGGTGGTAGTTGTGGAGGTGATCTCTTTTTTGGAGAAGTATCCTATCACAAAAGAAGCACTAGAG GAAACCCGTCTTGGCAAGCTCATCAATGATGTCAGGAAAAAAACCAAGAATGAGGATCTTGCAAAAAGGGCTAAGAAGCTCCTGCGAAACTGGCAAAAGCTAATTGAGCCAGGGAAGGGTGAGGTGTTGTCCAATGTTCACCTTGGTGCATCATGGTCTTCCAATGGTGGTGCCTGCATCTCCACTCCTGTTACCTCCGCACCATCAGGTAAAAATGGTCCAGAGTTGAAGAACAGAAATGACTTCAACAACTGCTACTCCCCGAGTGTGGAAAAAGTGAACAAAAGGAAACGTAAGGGTGACCAGAAGGAAGGACATCTTTCACCAGCCGTGATATCCAAAATGACTCTTAATGATAAAGTGCAAAACTCTAAACAGCTGCCAAGCAATGGAATTGGTGGAAACTCAGAAATTTGTACAGATACTCGTGCACATCAGCCTTTAGACAGGGGAAATTCTGAGTCTTTGGACAATGACAGGCTAAATAAAATCCCTGTCAATGCTGTAAAACCTCGCCCAAGTGCCCCAGGATACAGCAAACCTTCCACCACTTCTTTACAAAAAGCATCAGTTCCGCAGCCACAAGCTAAACGAGGGCAGGCTGCCTCTGGGGGGCAGTATCGAACGAGAAGCCCTCGCTGTTCCTGGGACCGTCCTCAGACTCCAGTGCAGGAAGCTGTTGTCAAACAAACTGCACCACATTCGCAGGGTGTTTCTAGCTCCACCTTGAGACCAGAGTCTGTGGACACCTCTGAGTTGGGGCCTTCTACTCAGCATTTAAATGCTTGTGTTCAGGGTTTATGCACAGACAGTTCATGGTCTGCAGATTTTGACTCTCAAAGCAGGACTCCCAACACCCCTATTCATAACTCAACTGCCAGATCCTGCACTGATGGGGTCAGTTCGGATTATGCTGTTAATGATACAGGGAAAATGAAAAGGCAGAAATACAGGCCTAAAGACTATGCGGTAAATTTAGATGGACACACTGTAGAAGACATGAAACCAGTCCGGTTAAAAGACAGGAGGCTTACATTTGACCCTGTAACAGGGCAGATAAAGCCCTCCTTTTATAAAGAGTCTTGCCAGGAGGAAGAGGTCAAGGTGGGCCACAGACCTGAAAGTCAGCAATCAGACCAGCTGAAGCAGAATCCTCCAGTTCCTCCCAGTCCATTTCAGCAGACAGACTGGAAAGAGCTCTCAAGGAGTGACATCATCCAGTCATACCTTAGCCAGCAAAGCAATGTGCTGACATTGTCAGGTGCCCACACCCCTGGTGCACACTTTTTTATGACAGAGTTTTTAAGAAAAGAGGAATaccaaattaaaaacactacGAAAACACACGTATTGGTACCTGAGCTACCAGCCAAGGATTTGCCAGGGGTTAGCAGAGAGATCAATGGTGAAGACCTGAGCAGATTACACTCACAACACTGGTCTGGGGTTAACGGTTGTTATGATACAAAGGGTAACTGGTATGATTGGACAGAGTGTATCTCCTTAGACCCACATGATGATGAGACCAGGTTGAATATACTGCCATACGTCTGTTTGGATTGA
- the smim7 gene encoding small integral membrane protein 7, translating to MIGDLLIFGTLLVNAGAVLNFKLKKKESQGFGDESRAPTTGDNIREFLLSLRYFRIFIALWNIFIMFCMILLFGS from the exons ATGATCGGAGATCTGTTAATATTCGG GACCTTACTGGTAAACGCAGGGGCTGTGCTGAATTTCAAGCT CAAAAAGAAGGAGTCCCAGGGGTTTGGAGATGAGTCTAGAGCACCGACAACAG gtGACAACATCAGAGAGTTCCTGCTCAGTTTGCGATACTTCAGGATCTTCATCGCATTATGGAACATCTTCATCATGTTCTGCATGATCTT ATTATTTGGATCATGA